Proteins co-encoded in one Hyla sarda isolate aHylSar1 chromosome 4, aHylSar1.hap1, whole genome shotgun sequence genomic window:
- the LOC130366651 gene encoding olfactory receptor 1019-like, with amino-acid sequence MDDMNKTQATMFVFSGLTDDAKLALFLFAFFLQVYIITVVGNVGIIVIVQKTSTLHTPMYYFLRYLSLVDLFYSSVVSPKMIYDLVSVKKVITFHACALQFFVFATLAGTEVILLSNMSYDRYAAICHPLHYVSIMTKKKCFHLVVLAFCLGILQSTAQTSCVFSLHYCASNLIDHFYCDIPPLLRLSCSDTFSCDMVTVFLIGSYSVGSLTTILVSYIFILSSILQIRSAKGRQKAFSTCSSHLICSSIFYISVFLTYVRPPSDAFKKQDKVVSIFYSVMTPMLNPLIYSLRNQEVKKAIVRAIYSFSHDRRRLLALKN; translated from the coding sequence ATGGACGACATGAACAAGACTCAGGCCACAATGTTTGTGTTTTCTGGACTGACCGATGATGCCAAACTTGCCCTTTTCCTCTTTGCTTTCTTTCTGCAGGTCTACATCATAACTGTAGTGGGTAACGTTGGTATAATAGTCATTGTCCAGAAGACTTCCACCCTCCACACCCCCATGTATTACTTCCTCCGGTACCTCTCCCTTGTGGACCTCTTCTACTCCTCGGTTGTGTCTCCTAAGATGATCTATGACCTGGTCTCGGTGAAGAAGGTCATCACATTTCACGCTTGTGCCCTCCAGTTCTTCGTCTTTGCCACTCTGGCAGGTACAGAAGTTATTCTCCTGTCAAATATGTCCTATGACCGTTATGCTGCCATTTGCCACCCTCTACATTATGTGTCCATCATGACCAAGAAGAAATGCTTCCATTTGGTTGTCCTAGCGTTTTGTCTTGGTATCTTGCAGTCAACCGCACAGACCAGTTGTGTATTCAGCCTCCATTATTGTGCCTCAAACCTCATTGACCACTTCTACTGTGACATCCCCCCACTGCTCCGACTGTCCTGCTCCGACACCTTCTCCTGTGACATGGTCACAGTGTTCCTCATCGGATCTTATAGTGTGGGTTCATTGACCACCATCTTGGTCTCCTACATCTTCATCCTTTCCTCTATTTTACAGATCAGGTCAGCTAAGGGCAGACAGAAGGCGTTTAGTACCTGCTCCTCACATCTTATTTGTTCCTCCATTTTCTATATATCTGTGTTCCTTACCTATGTCCGTCCCCCGTCAGATGCCTTCAAGAAACAAGACAAGGTGGTTTCCATTTTTTATTCAGTGATGACCCCAATGCTTAATCCTCTTATATACAGCCTGAGGAACCAAGAGGTGAAGAAAGCCATTGTGAGGGCCATATACAGCTTCAGCCATGACAGAAGAAGACTGCTGGCTCTAAAGAACTGA